A window of Vigna unguiculata cultivar IT97K-499-35 chromosome 4, ASM411807v1, whole genome shotgun sequence contains these coding sequences:
- the LOC114181582 gene encoding sucrose transport protein SUC8-like has product MEPPSSSLQVETAVLKQPSPFRKMFAVSSIAAGIQFGWALQLSLLTPYVQTLGVPHAWSSFIWLCGPISGLVVQPIVGYTSDRCTSRFGRRRPFILSGALAVAISVFLIGYAADIGHATGDDITKKTRPRAVAIFVIGFWILDVANNMLQGPCRAFLGDLAAGDQKKTRTANASYSFFMAIGNVLGYAAGSYDKLHHLFPFTETKACNVFCANLKSCFFFSILLLLILCVVVLTYVEDPQFIPDVNNTNNAENQEVQTGLWYSCFGELSGAFKGLEKPMWMLMLVTAVNWVAWFPYVLFDTDWMGREVYGGDVGTAAYDAGVHAGSLGLMLNSVVLAVMSVGVEPLGRLVGGVKWLWAGVNVILAVGLAMTLVITKAARHERRFDGVIAGHPSTAVKAGALSFFSVLGIPQAITFSVPFALASIYSSTSGAGQGLSLGVLNVSIVVPQMIISAISGQWDKWFGGGNLPAFMLGAVAAAVSAVLAVVLLPTPKPADVSKASVPVGGFH; this is encoded by the exons ATGGAACCTCCTTCCTCTTCGCTTCAGGTTGAAACAGCAGTGCTGAAACAACCTAGTCCGTTCCGAAAAATGTTTGCTGTCTCTTCCATAGCTGCAGGGATCCAATTTGGGTGGGCCTTGCAACTCTCTCTCCTGACACCCTACGTTCAAACGTTGGGAGTCCCTCATGCGTGGTCCTCTTTCATCTGGCTCTGTGGCCCCATCTCTGGATTGGTTGTGCAGCCCATTGTAGGGTACACAAGCGATCGATGCACCTCCCGTTTCGGCCGTCGCCGTCCCTTCATTCTGAGTGGGGCGCTTGCCGTCGCCATCTCCGTGTTTCTTATTGGCTATGCGGCTGATATAGGACACGCCACCGGCGACGATATAACCAAAAAGACGCGTCCACGAGCGGTGGCCATCTTTGTGATCGGCTTTTGGATCCTGGATGTGGCTAACAACATGCTTCAGGGTCCATGCCGAGCTTTTCTCGGAGATCTCGCCGCCGGAGATCAGAAAAAAACCAGAACTGCCAATGCCTCTTACTCCTTCTTCATGGCCATCGGCAATGTTCTGGGTTACGCGGCCGGCTCCTATGATAAACTACACCACCTTTTCCCTTTTACGGAAACCAAGGCATGTAACGTGTTTTGTGCTAACCTGAAaagttgttttttcttttcaatactGCTCCTCCTGATCCTTTGTGTCGTTGTTCTCACATATGTGGAGGATCCACAGTTTATACCTGATGTTAATAACACTAACAATGCTGAAAATCAAGAGGTTCAAACTGGACTCTGGTATTCATGTTTTGGTGAATTGAGTGGTGCCTTTAAGGGACTAGAAAAGCCAATGTGGATGTTGATGCTTGTCACCGCCGTTAACTGGGTGGCATGGTTCCCTTATGTGTTATTTGATACCGATTGGATGGGTCGTGAGGTGTACGGTGGAGATGTGGGCACTGCTGCATATGATGCCGGAGTGCATGCAGGTTCTTTAGGACTTATGTTGAATTCAGTTGTTTTAGCAGTGATGTCAGTGGGTGTGGAGCCTTTGGGTCGTCTTGTCGGAGGAGTTAAATGGTTATGGGCAGGTGTTAATGTTATTCTCGCTGTTGGCCTGGCCATGACGTTGGTGATCACAAAGGCTGCACGCCATGAACGGAGATTTGACGGCGTCATTGCTGGTCATCCTTCAACAGCGGTTAAAGCTGGCGCATTGAGTTTCTTCTCCGTCCTCGGAATCCCTCAAGCG ATAACTTTCAGCGTTCCCTTTGCTCTCGCATCTATATATTCCAGCACGTCAGGTGCAGGCCAAG GTTTATCTTTGGGTGTCCTCAATGTTTCAATCGTCGTGCCCCAG ATGATAATATCAGCAATAAGTGGACAGTGGGATAAATGGTTTGGTGGTGGTAACCTGCCGGCATTTATGTTGGGTGCGGTGGCGGCCGCCGTGAGTGCAGTGTTAGCAGTTGTTCTGTTACCAACTCCAAAGCCAGCAGATGTGAGCAAAGCTTCCGTTCCTGTAGGGGGTTTCCATTAG